Proteins from one Amycolatopsis benzoatilytica AK 16/65 genomic window:
- a CDS encoding Maf family protein → MRLVLASQSPARLAVLRSAGLDPAVLVSGVDEDAVAATLTDPEPAELVMALAAAKANAVVEMVSEPDAVIIACDSMLSIGGEMVGKPATAEIAKQRWARMAGGSGDLLTGHAVVRLDGGRRTKEAAGTRSTTVHFANPSQAEIDAYVATGEPLQVAGAFTLDALGGWFVEGVEGDPSSVIGISLPLVRELLAEVGVSVVEMWK, encoded by the coding sequence GTGCGTCTCGTTCTCGCCTCCCAGTCCCCTGCCCGCCTCGCCGTGCTGCGCAGCGCCGGTCTCGATCCGGCGGTCTTGGTGTCCGGCGTCGACGAGGACGCGGTCGCCGCGACGCTCACCGATCCGGAGCCGGCCGAGCTGGTCATGGCGCTCGCCGCGGCCAAGGCCAACGCCGTCGTGGAGATGGTTTCCGAGCCGGACGCGGTCATCATCGCGTGCGATTCGATGCTGTCGATCGGCGGCGAGATGGTCGGCAAACCGGCCACCGCCGAGATCGCCAAGCAACGCTGGGCGCGGATGGCCGGCGGCTCCGGCGACCTGCTCACCGGGCACGCTGTGGTCCGGCTCGACGGCGGCCGTCGCACCAAGGAGGCCGCGGGCACCCGGTCCACCACGGTGCACTTCGCGAACCCGAGCCAGGCAGAGATCGACGCCTACGTCGCCACCGGTGAACCCCTCCAGGTCGCGGGCGCTTTCACCCTCGACGCACTGGGCGGCTGGTTCGTCGAAGGCGTCGAGGGCGACCCGTCGAGCGTGATCGGGATCAGCCTGCCGCTCGTGCGCGAGCTGCTGGCCGAGGTGGGCGTCAGCGTCGTCGAGATGTGGAAATAG
- a CDS encoding TetR/AcrR family transcriptional regulator, protein MGEVTGPAAGRHHGNRYGRSENARQAVLHAVDDLLVEVGFAGLTMERIAARAGVGKQTVYRWWPSKVDVLLEALGDDLAEELTPADHGDLRKDLSAHLAAVAEFLTTADAGAVFRALLGQAQHDPDLARRLREEHVRGQQARDRLPLQRALARGELSPEVELDDAVEQLVGPIYYRVLVTGAPVPPEFTDSLVERFLLGSVQPG, encoded by the coding sequence GTGGGCGAGGTCACTGGCCCGGCCGCCGGCCGGCATCACGGCAACCGTTACGGCCGCAGCGAAAACGCGCGCCAAGCGGTGCTGCATGCCGTCGACGACCTGCTCGTGGAGGTCGGCTTCGCCGGGCTCACCATGGAGCGGATCGCGGCGCGGGCCGGGGTCGGCAAGCAAACCGTCTACCGCTGGTGGCCGTCCAAAGTGGACGTTCTGCTGGAAGCGCTCGGCGACGACCTGGCCGAGGAACTCACCCCGGCCGATCATGGCGACCTGCGGAAAGACCTCTCGGCCCACCTGGCCGCGGTCGCCGAGTTCCTGACCACCGCCGACGCCGGTGCGGTGTTCCGCGCGCTGCTCGGCCAAGCACAGCACGATCCGGATCTCGCGCGCCGGCTGCGCGAGGAACACGTGCGCGGCCAGCAGGCGCGCGACCGGCTGCCGCTGCAGCGCGCGCTCGCCCGCGGCGAGCTGTCGCCGGAGGTCGAACTGGACGACGCGGTCGAGCAGCTCGTCGGGCCGATCTACTACCGAGTGCTGGTCACCGGCGCACCAGTGCCGCCGGAGTTCACCGATAGCCTGGTCGAGCGGTTCCTGCTGGGGTCGGTCCAGCCTGGGTGA
- a CDS encoding MFS transporter, giving the protein MCSACGVPTHAPESGETGTAPRKFAALYNKDCRPYLIGTALAMMADNIEHVITYWVLWQKFQSPALTGFEVISHWVPFLLFSVYFGGLADRYDCRRIIQAAQALFMAVSAAWGVLIVTDTLQVWSACVLLVLHGCAGAIWGPGEQLMLHDFVGPAELPSAVRLNATFRSLGILFGPVVGSALLLGLGPVAGIFVNVAFYLPLTVFLFRTKFTGHTRDGGIVKRPRVGLRDSVRVLKEMSGNPTMVGMIILAGLGAFFVGASMQSSMPIFAHDLGAGGAGTAYGVLLFANGAGGVIGGILLEATGRIKPSVPAAVLSTAIYGVSSLFFAMTASYPIAVVLLVIGGVANLASMSIGQTVVQLLAKPAERGRVIGVYSVSANGLRAGSGFTVGLLGSAVGVHWSLGLSAAALTVGTGIAGWYSLGSRRARTQLHEVS; this is encoded by the coding sequence ATGTGTTCCGCCTGCGGGGTACCGACGCACGCACCCGAATCCGGGGAAACCGGCACCGCGCCGCGCAAGTTCGCGGCGCTGTACAACAAGGACTGCCGTCCGTACCTGATCGGCACCGCGCTGGCGATGATGGCGGACAACATCGAGCACGTCATCACCTATTGGGTGCTGTGGCAGAAGTTCCAGTCGCCCGCGCTCACCGGGTTCGAGGTGATCAGCCACTGGGTGCCGTTCCTGCTGTTCTCGGTGTACTTCGGCGGGCTGGCCGACCGGTACGACTGCCGCCGGATCATCCAGGCCGCACAGGCGCTGTTCATGGCGGTCTCGGCAGCTTGGGGCGTCCTGATCGTCACCGACACGCTGCAGGTGTGGAGCGCCTGCGTGCTGCTGGTGCTGCACGGCTGCGCGGGGGCGATCTGGGGGCCGGGCGAGCAGCTGATGCTGCACGACTTCGTCGGCCCGGCCGAACTGCCGAGCGCGGTCCGGCTCAACGCCACCTTCCGCAGCCTGGGCATTCTGTTCGGCCCGGTCGTCGGCTCGGCTCTGCTGCTCGGACTCGGGCCAGTAGCGGGCATCTTCGTGAACGTCGCGTTCTACCTGCCGCTCACCGTGTTCCTGTTCCGCACCAAGTTCACCGGGCACACCCGCGACGGCGGGATCGTCAAGCGGCCGCGCGTCGGCTTGCGGGATTCGGTGCGGGTGCTGAAGGAAATGAGCGGAAACCCGACCATGGTCGGGATGATCATCCTGGCCGGGCTGGGCGCGTTCTTCGTCGGCGCTTCGATGCAGAGCTCGATGCCGATCTTCGCCCACGACCTCGGCGCCGGCGGCGCCGGAACCGCGTACGGCGTGCTGCTGTTCGCCAACGGCGCGGGCGGCGTGATCGGCGGAATCCTGCTCGAGGCGACCGGACGGATCAAACCGAGCGTCCCCGCGGCCGTGCTCAGCACGGCGATCTACGGGGTGTCGAGCCTGTTCTTCGCGATGACCGCGAGCTATCCGATCGCGGTGGTGCTGCTCGTGATCGGCGGCGTGGCGAACCTGGCGTCCATGTCGATCGGCCAGACCGTGGTGCAGTTGCTCGCGAAACCGGCGGAACGCGGTCGCGTGATCGGGGTGTACAGCGTGTCCGCCAACGGTCTTCGCGCCGGCAGCGGGTTCACCGTGGGCCTGCTCGGTTCGGCGGTCGGGGTGCACTGGTCACTCGGTCTCAGCGCGGCGGCGCTGACCGTCGGAACCGGGATCGCCGGGTGGTACTCGCTCGGCAGCCGCCGCGCGCGGACACAGCTGCACGAGGTCAGCTGA